The following coding sequences are from one Takifugu flavidus isolate HTHZ2018 unplaced genomic scaffold, ASM371156v2 ctg280, whole genome shotgun sequence window:
- the LOC130520091 gene encoding uncharacterized protein LOC130520091 — translation MLMSPTPSPEQGVWADIYWGELEPETSPGVGIVALFQSWRPWLSMLSPFAPPVDPYHVTLFYDRENNEVYQDAFREKLQGNFWMITSPCLFVGPEGVAAQVDLTAEQNEWYEMAEEACPHVTLAIHAEHQAKDLGPMIKRLRSVIDWTSTQIPGLLYSLSEKSYKIMHTTTNSVILQHRQLQRFHGREKTDHPDSVKILNSLPETLWSSGSTDVGLCPTIDPVSFRVSDNTPIWQSQYKHRPPAEEGIQETIEGLLTSGVLEHSNSAWNTPILPVEKQEKGIYRMAHDLRRINSIVITPTVPVPNPYTAITALSPTHKWFTCIDLANAFFCLPLDPAVRDIFSFTYKG, via the coding sequence atgctgatgagcccgacaccctctccagaacagggggtgtgggccgacatttattggggagaacttgagccggAGACCTCACCCGGTGTCGGtattgtggcattgtttcagagctggaggccctggttgtcgatgctgagtccttttgccccgccagttgatccctatcatgtcaccctattttacgaccgtgagaacaatgaggtctatcaggatgcgtttagagaaaagttacaaggaaatttttggatgattacatcaccatgtttgtttgtggggcctgagggtgtggctgcgcaggttgacttgactgctgaacaaaatgagtggtatgagatggctgaggaggcgtgtccccacgttacccttgccatccatgctgaacatcaggcaaaggaccttggtcctatgataaaaaggttaaGGAGTGTCATAGATTGGACATCGACTCAGATTCCTGGCCTGTTATACTCTCTTTCAGAAAAGAGTTATAAGATAATGCACACAACCACTAATTCAGTAATTTTACAACATCGACAACTTCAGAGgtttcatgggagagaaaagactgatcatCCAGACAGTGTAAAAATTTTAAATTCACTTCCAGAAACCTTGTGGTCCTCGGGCTCAACAGATGTGGGGCTGTGTCCCACTATTGACCCTGTATCATTCAGAGTCTCAGATAACACCCCTATCTGGCAgagtcaatataaacacagaccacctgctgaggaaggtattcaggaaacaatagaagggcTGTTAACCTCGGGGGTTCTTGAGCATTCTAATTCAGCATGGAATACCCCCATTTTGCCAGTTGAGAAGCAGGAGAAAGGAATATATAGGATGGCGCATGACTTAAGACGTATTAATTCTATTGTGATAACACCCACAGTGCCAGTTCCCAACCCATATACTGCGATAACAGCTTTGTCTCCCACCCATAAATGGTTCACATGTATTGACCTGGCTAATGCGTTTTTCTGTCTCCCACTTGACCCTGCTGTACGTGACATCTTTTCATTTACATATAAAGGCTGA